The following are from one region of the Negativicutes bacterium genome:
- a CDS encoding bifunctional enoyl-CoA hydratase/phosphate acetyltransferase — protein sequence MIKSFDELLERISQLPKRQIAVAAAHDEDVLEAVCHAVQSGLVDATLVGKKEEILQIAAAHGFNLQSMEIVDAVDNIDAARKAVELVSSGKAHMLMKGIVDTANLLHAVLDKQIGLRTDHLLCHVAVMEIPGLNRLIFMTDGGMVIAPTLEQKVDMLKNVFSVARGFGISQPKAVPLTAFEHVNPKMPATVDAEKLHELALAGEFGDAMVSGPLAFDAALVASAAQHKGIGDPVAGQADIILVPFIEVGNVMYKSLSYFGNTKVAGIIVGARKPIVLTSRSDTPEAKYRSIAVASYLAKEQ from the coding sequence TTGATCAAATCATTTGATGAATTACTCGAGCGGATCAGTCAGTTGCCCAAGCGTCAGATCGCGGTTGCGGCAGCTCATGATGAAGATGTGCTGGAGGCCGTTTGTCATGCCGTACAATCGGGTCTGGTGGATGCTACCCTGGTTGGCAAAAAGGAAGAAATCCTGCAGATCGCTGCAGCGCACGGTTTTAACCTGCAAAGCATGGAAATTGTTGATGCGGTGGACAACATCGATGCCGCCCGCAAAGCCGTGGAACTGGTCTCCAGCGGCAAAGCGCATATGCTGATGAAGGGGATCGTCGACACTGCGAATTTACTGCATGCGGTTTTGGACAAACAAATTGGCTTAAGAACAGATCATTTGCTCTGCCATGTGGCGGTCATGGAAATACCCGGACTGAACCGGCTGATTTTTATGACCGATGGCGGTATGGTGATTGCTCCTACCCTGGAGCAAAAAGTAGATATGTTGAAGAACGTTTTCTCCGTGGCGCGTGGTTTCGGCATCAGCCAACCCAAGGCAGTGCCTTTAACTGCCTTTGAGCATGTCAATCCCAAAATGCCCGCTACAGTCGATGCCGAAAAGTTGCACGAACTGGCGCTGGCGGGTGAATTTGGCGATGCCATGGTCAGCGGTCCGCTGGCTTTTGATGCTGCTTTGGTAGCGTCTGCAGCACAACATAAGGGAATCGGCGATCCGGTGGCGGGTCAGGCGGATATCATTTTAGTGCCGTTTATTGAAGTCGGCAACGTCATGTACAAATCCTTGTCTTATTTTGGCAATACGAAAGTAGCCGGAATCATTGTCGGTGCCAGAAAACCGATTGTCCTGACCTCCCGCTCCGATACTCCGGAAGCGAAATACCGTTCGATTGCGGTTGCTTCTTATCTGGCGAAAGAGCAGTAG